In a genomic window of Lycium ferocissimum isolate CSIRO_LF1 chromosome 9, AGI_CSIRO_Lferr_CH_V1, whole genome shotgun sequence:
- the LOC132029284 gene encoding putative glycine-rich cell wall structural protein 1: MTCKLMLLLVLGVLVQTSSARKLLENPLIPNFLNFNGGFDQILGGFSGSGGGGGGGGGGGGGSNGGFGSGFGYGEGYGSGANGNGGGGGGGGGGGGGGGQNGGSGFGFGQGWGHGGGGF, encoded by the coding sequence ATGACATGCAAGTTGATGCTACTTCTTGTTTTGGGAGTTCTAGTGCAAACTTCCTCTGCAAGGAAGCTTCTTGAGAATCCATTAATACCCAATTTCCTTAACTTCAACGGTGGATTTGACCAAATTTTAGGAGGTTTTAGCGGCAGCGGCGGCGGCGGTGGAGGAGGTGGCGGTGGAGGAGGAGGTAGTAATGGCGGATTTGGTTCTGGCTTTGGATATGGCGAGGGTTATGGATCCGGTGCAAACGGCAATGGCGGCGGTGGTGGAGGCGGCGGCGGTGGTGGTGGCGGCGGCGGTCAAAATGGTGGTAGTGGATTTGGTTTCGGACAAGGATGGGGCCATGGTGGTGGTGGATTTTGA